Proteins encoded together in one Chitinophaga sp. LS1 window:
- a CDS encoding peptidylprolyl isomerase: MKYIYASLFLLIFAACGQSVDYRSQEVILDQAVTIEDAYKLADKYSFITATPLNSSKDTNALDKKLFSLNVGDTATIEGRYYRVVADTGNYTFRASYIHLDGAVLKHKEIDSLRTLIQQQYAAGKSFEELNTKYNMDPNQKDGDTGPFTAGMMVKPFEDAVRVHKKGDIFLVDVPDKKWYFVVKKTADNEGEKIRIVLSIKKVN; encoded by the coding sequence ATGAAATACATATACGCTAGTCTGTTTTTATTGATATTCGCAGCCTGCGGTCAGTCAGTCGACTACCGCTCCCAGGAAGTCATTCTTGACCAGGCAGTTACGATTGAAGATGCTTACAAGCTGGCTGATAAATATTCCTTTATCACCGCGACTCCATTGAACTCTTCAAAGGATACAAATGCTTTGGATAAAAAGCTGTTTAGTCTGAATGTAGGAGATACTGCCACAATTGAAGGACGTTATTACAGGGTAGTAGCTGATACAGGGAATTACACCTTCCGGGCCAGCTATATCCACCTGGATGGTGCAGTATTAAAGCATAAAGAGATAGACAGCCTCCGCACGTTGATACAACAGCAATACGCCGCCGGTAAATCTTTCGAAGAGCTGAATACTAAATACAACATGGATCCCAATCAAAAGGACGGAGATACCGGTCCATTTACTGCCGGTATGATGGTAAAACCATTTGAAGATGCTGTACGTGTCCACAAAAAAGGAGATATCTTTTTAGTAGATGTGCCTGATAAGAAATGGTACTTTGTAGTGAAGAAAACTGCCGATAATGAAGGCGAAAAAATAAGGATCGTATTAAGTATTAAGAAAGTAAACTAA
- a CDS encoding class I SAM-dependent methyltransferase, giving the protein MKLLTEAELIWSPIVANNKMNRKRVAIGVNSYEKELFFNPSKYLDDCLAQRGEVKWLDLCCGEGNALIQYAKGLAQQSGVQLKGIDLVDLFQEIPPFIGCLEFEVRSLVNWVPAEKYDLITCVHGIHYIGDKLKVLVRAIATLQPWGLFVANLDLNNIQGVDVKKLFALYGIEYNKRRKLLTCTGPRHIDITWTYVGADDQTGPNYTGQEAVTSFYR; this is encoded by the coding sequence ATGAAATTGCTGACAGAAGCTGAATTAATCTGGTCTCCCATTGTGGCGAATAACAAGATGAATCGTAAGCGGGTGGCGATTGGAGTGAATAGTTATGAAAAGGAATTATTTTTCAATCCGTCGAAGTACCTCGATGATTGCCTGGCGCAAAGGGGTGAGGTGAAATGGCTGGATTTATGTTGTGGGGAGGGTAATGCATTGATTCAATATGCGAAAGGATTAGCGCAGCAGTCAGGGGTGCAATTGAAAGGGATTGACCTGGTGGATTTGTTCCAGGAAATACCTCCTTTTATTGGTTGCCTGGAATTTGAGGTACGATCTTTAGTGAATTGGGTTCCTGCGGAGAAATATGATCTGATTACCTGTGTACATGGTATTCATTATATAGGCGATAAATTGAAGGTGTTAGTGAGGGCAATAGCAACGTTGCAACCATGGGGCTTGTTTGTGGCCAATCTTGATCTGAATAATATACAGGGGGTGGATGTAAAGAAATTATTTGCTTTGTATGGGATTGAGTATAATAAAAGAAGGAAGCTCCTGACATGTACCGGCCCCCGGCATATTGATATCACCTGGACCTATGTGGGTGCTGATGACCAGACCGGGCCAAATTATACAGGTCAGGAAGCAGTGACCTCTTTTTATCGTTAG
- a CDS encoding glycosyltransferase family 2 protein: MNNRIPDQPPIIEPLSPEVHRPLWSVMIPTYNCSHYLEATLKSVLEQDLGPALMQIEVVDDCSTDGDIAALVASIGQGRVSFYQQPENRGSLRNFETCLNRAKGHFVHLLHGDDLSGQGIYQQATQLFEQYPDAGAICTGFSYINEQGAEINKSNVLKTETGVIQDWLLQIATGQKMQPPAVLVRRKVYEQLGGFFGIHYGEDWEMWVRIAAHYPVVYTPERLAYYRVHTSNITSRYFLSCQHILDISKAIHLIQPYLPATERSRLKRQAQYNWSLYFARTTDMTYHKYNAPLQALNQAGKAFKMHPNKVTLYFLCKILLKIMLRYKQ; this comes from the coding sequence ATGAATAACAGGATTCCCGATCAACCACCTATTATAGAGCCGCTTTCACCGGAGGTACACAGACCATTATGGTCTGTGATGATCCCAACTTACAATTGTAGTCACTACCTGGAAGCTACTTTAAAAAGTGTGCTGGAACAGGACCTGGGGCCGGCGCTGATGCAGATTGAAGTAGTGGATGATTGTAGTACAGATGGGGATATTGCAGCACTGGTAGCATCGATTGGCCAGGGTCGGGTATCGTTTTACCAACAACCGGAGAACCGTGGGAGCCTGCGTAATTTTGAAACATGTCTTAATCGTGCAAAGGGGCATTTTGTGCACTTATTACACGGAGATGACTTATCAGGGCAGGGTATTTATCAGCAGGCCACGCAGTTATTTGAACAATATCCTGATGCCGGGGCCATTTGCACAGGTTTTTCATACATCAATGAGCAGGGAGCTGAAATTAATAAAAGTAACGTCCTGAAGACGGAGACAGGGGTTATACAGGATTGGCTATTGCAGATAGCTACAGGGCAAAAAATGCAGCCACCAGCAGTATTGGTCAGAAGAAAGGTCTATGAACAATTAGGTGGTTTTTTCGGCATTCATTATGGCGAGGACTGGGAAATGTGGGTAAGGATTGCCGCGCATTACCCGGTGGTTTATACGCCAGAGCGGCTGGCCTATTACAGAGTACATACATCCAATATCACCAGCAGGTATTTCCTGTCCTGTCAGCATATTCTTGATATTTCGAAAGCCATTCACCTGATACAACCTTATCTTCCTGCTACAGAACGTTCCCGTTTAAAACGGCAGGCCCAATATAACTGGTCATTATATTTTGCACGAACTACTGATATGACCTATCATAAATACAATGCACCCCTACAAGCGCTTAACCAGGCTGGCAAAGCATTTAAGATGCACCCGAACAAGGTAACGCTCTATTTTTTATGTAAAATTTTATTGAAAATAATGCTTCGATACAAGCAATGA
- a CDS encoding glycosyltransferase family 2 protein — MYYKIHHIQLSAVDSFSVEKGQHYVVVWLGEVPLGHVWVTSPEDITVKIRAAIQPALTHYSECGSSLAFTDQAVRLSVVICTRHRPQSLYKCLQSLLSGPDTEFELIVVDNAPENDETLLVAKQFAQVRYVREDRKGLDIARNTGARTATGDIIAYTDDDVLIPQNWITNLKACFTDPLIMAVTGLVIPASLDTRAQYTFERKWGFNKGYLPKRFNHRYFLDHLEYGVPAWDIGAGANMAFRKEAFQVAGLFDERLDVGASGCSGDSEMWHRILAEGWDCYYVPELFVYHEHRSTEEGLRKQLFGYMRGHVSALLVQYENYQHPGELKRLRQGLPRYYLQRLIQWIKGNKEEYIRHIITEIRGCKSGIRFYKAHQHLWRQDIQTFPLWLLEPVSVAWNLVSVIIPCYNHGHYLRPAIESALGQTWPNMEVIVVDDGSSDDTAAICKEYGDRVKYIYVERVGLSAARNIGVQFSKGEFLIFLDADDYLYPGAAEVNLFYFRYYPQLAFVSGAHDRVDANGEFIAEVYNSGTGYLSLLQGNYIGMEGCILYRRDLFFHFHFDTKLKACEDYDLNLKIARLLPTFHHKERIAAYRIHGQNMSDNRKMMLQLVKEVLKRQIPLLSNEEERLALQSGQQNWKAYYE; from the coding sequence ATGTACTATAAAATACACCATATACAATTATCCGCAGTAGATAGTTTTTCTGTAGAGAAAGGCCAGCATTATGTTGTGGTATGGTTAGGAGAAGTACCATTGGGGCATGTATGGGTTACTTCGCCGGAGGACATTACTGTCAAAATACGGGCTGCTATACAACCTGCACTGACACATTACAGCGAATGTGGTTCATCACTTGCATTTACGGATCAGGCAGTAAGATTATCTGTTGTGATTTGTACCCGTCACCGGCCACAGTCATTGTATAAGTGCCTGCAATCATTATTATCTGGTCCCGATACTGAATTTGAATTGATTGTGGTGGATAATGCGCCGGAGAATGATGAGACATTGCTGGTAGCAAAACAGTTTGCCCAGGTGCGATATGTTCGTGAAGACAGGAAGGGGCTTGATATAGCACGTAATACAGGTGCCAGAACAGCTACAGGAGATATTATAGCTTATACTGATGATGATGTCCTCATTCCGCAAAACTGGATCACTAATCTAAAGGCATGTTTTACAGATCCTTTGATCATGGCAGTGACAGGGCTTGTGATACCCGCCTCCCTGGATACAAGGGCGCAGTATACATTTGAAAGAAAGTGGGGGTTTAATAAAGGGTATCTGCCCAAGCGGTTTAATCACCGGTATTTTCTTGATCACCTTGAGTATGGTGTGCCGGCATGGGATATCGGCGCGGGAGCTAATATGGCCTTTCGGAAAGAAGCATTCCAGGTGGCGGGGTTATTTGATGAAAGGCTGGATGTAGGAGCTTCGGGGTGTAGTGGTGATTCGGAAATGTGGCACCGCATACTGGCCGAAGGGTGGGATTGTTATTATGTACCGGAGTTGTTTGTTTATCATGAACATCGTTCTACTGAAGAAGGGTTGCGAAAACAACTGTTCGGTTATATGCGTGGGCATGTCAGTGCACTGCTTGTGCAATATGAAAATTACCAGCATCCGGGAGAATTAAAGCGACTACGGCAAGGGTTACCCCGATACTACCTGCAGCGATTAATACAATGGATAAAAGGGAACAAGGAGGAGTATATCAGGCATATTATCACTGAGATCAGGGGGTGTAAATCTGGTATTCGATTTTATAAAGCACATCAACACCTGTGGCGGCAGGATATTCAGACATTTCCCTTATGGCTGTTGGAACCGGTTTCTGTAGCGTGGAACCTTGTTTCTGTAATTATTCCCTGTTACAACCATGGGCATTATCTCAGACCGGCCATTGAGAGTGCGCTGGGCCAAACATGGCCCAATATGGAAGTTATAGTAGTGGATGATGGTTCCAGCGATGATACGGCGGCGATTTGTAAAGAATATGGAGACCGGGTGAAATACATCTATGTAGAACGTGTTGGTTTATCAGCAGCGCGGAATATAGGCGTACAATTTAGTAAGGGGGAATTCCTGATCTTCCTCGATGCAGATGATTATTTATATCCAGGCGCTGCTGAAGTAAACCTTTTCTATTTCAGGTACTATCCGCAGTTAGCTTTTGTATCCGGTGCACATGACAGGGTTGATGCAAACGGGGAATTCATAGCGGAAGTATATAATAGCGGAACCGGGTACCTCTCTTTATTGCAGGGGAACTACATAGGTATGGAAGGTTGTATTCTATACAGGAGGGACCTGTTCTTTCATTTTCATTTTGACACAAAACTGAAGGCATGTGAAGATTATGACCTCAACCTGAAAATAGCAAGGCTGCTACCTACTTTTCATCATAAAGAAAGGATAGCTGCTTACCGGATTCATGGTCAGAATATGTCGGACAACAGGAAAATGATGTTGCAATTAGTGAAGGAGGTATTAAAAAGGCAAATACCCCTGTTATCAAATGAAGAGGAGCGATTGGCGTTACAATCCGGACAACAAAACTGGAAGGCATATTATGAATAA
- a CDS encoding ABC transporter ATP-binding protein: MIAIKVENISKLYRLGNPGSGRLREDIRFWLKRQNADKYLLWALKDINFEINQGEVMGFIGNNGAGKSTLLKIISSITTPTTGSISGRGTIASLLEVGSGFHGDLTGRENIFLNGNILGMKSSEIKSCFDEIIAFSGVEELIDTPVKHYSSGMYMRLAFAIAAHLNPEILIVDEVLAVGDVEFQRKCLGKMKEISDRKGKTVLFVSHNTQALQNLCDRVITLHKGHIIDSGKPETVIANYLKSTDNNYLEQSYDTPESAPGNDYIRIKKIAIEYDTDIFDIRTPFTTRFEFWYSDPDPGSLIVGIHLFNMAGECIFDVASKGSDLRAGLITGECNIPGNFLNNGAYYLSIVFVKDTTQRIFYFEGCLSFNVEDFRENTAWFGKWMGYVRPAFPVILKQQHVL; this comes from the coding sequence ATGATAGCTATAAAGGTTGAAAACATCTCCAAATTATACCGTCTTGGTAATCCAGGTTCTGGCCGGCTTCGGGAGGATATTCGCTTTTGGCTAAAGCGACAGAATGCTGATAAATACTTACTATGGGCGCTGAAAGATATCAACTTTGAAATCAACCAGGGAGAAGTCATGGGGTTCATTGGTAACAATGGTGCGGGAAAATCCACCCTGTTAAAAATCATTTCTTCTATAACTACACCTACTACGGGCAGCATATCTGGCAGGGGGACTATTGCCAGTCTGCTTGAAGTCGGGTCAGGATTTCATGGAGATCTGACAGGACGTGAAAATATTTTTCTCAATGGCAATATTCTGGGAATGAAAAGTTCCGAGATAAAAAGCTGTTTCGATGAGATCATTGCATTTTCTGGTGTAGAGGAATTAATTGATACACCTGTCAAGCATTATTCAAGTGGCATGTATATGCGACTGGCATTTGCGATAGCCGCACATTTAAATCCTGAAATTCTGATTGTAGATGAGGTACTGGCTGTGGGAGATGTAGAATTCCAGCGCAAATGCCTGGGGAAAATGAAAGAAATTTCAGACAGAAAAGGAAAGACGGTTTTGTTTGTAAGTCACAATACGCAGGCGTTGCAAAACCTGTGTGATCGGGTCATCACCTTACATAAAGGGCATATCATTGATTCAGGCAAGCCGGAGACTGTGATTGCCAATTACCTGAAAAGTACAGACAACAATTACCTGGAACAAAGTTATGATACGCCAGAATCAGCGCCTGGCAATGATTATATACGAATCAAAAAAATAGCCATTGAATATGATACGGATATTTTCGATATCCGTACACCATTTACTACCAGGTTTGAATTTTGGTATAGCGATCCCGATCCGGGTAGTCTGATTGTTGGCATTCATTTATTTAACATGGCAGGTGAATGCATTTTTGATGTGGCATCCAAAGGATCAGATCTGCGTGCAGGGCTTATAACGGGGGAATGTAATATACCGGGTAATTTTCTAAACAATGGTGCTTACTATTTATCCATTGTTTTTGTAAAAGACACGACGCAGCGGATATTTTATTTTGAAGGTTGTCTTTCATTCAATGTGGAGGATTTCAGGGAGAATACCGCCTGGTTTGGGAAATGGATGGGGTATGTTCGTCCTGCGTTTCCGGTGATTTTAAAACAGCAGCATGTACTATAA
- a CDS encoding ABC transporter permease has product MKNNESWDWEINANTKWFDWNLREIVSYKDLLFRFVRRNLIASYQQTVLGPFWVFIQPALTTLVYYIIFGKVVKISTGGIPPVLFYLSGILFWSFFSDCLNGTMYTFLQNANIFNKVYFPRLVVPVSNVLSHSIRIGIQLLLFIAIYIYHFATMGIHGNYYILLTPFLLLLTAGFGLGAGLIISVFTARYRDLDYALQFILRLFMFATPVVYPASIVPARYQLLFWLNPLTVITETFRAAYFSNEPVHYRWLALCIVEVLFLLVVGITLFKKKELKIMDVV; this is encoded by the coding sequence ATGAAAAATAACGAAAGCTGGGACTGGGAAATTAATGCCAATACAAAATGGTTTGATTGGAACCTCCGCGAAATTGTCAGTTACAAAGATCTCTTGTTCCGGTTTGTAAGGCGTAACCTGATTGCAAGTTATCAGCAGACGGTATTGGGACCTTTTTGGGTATTTATTCAACCGGCACTGACTACCCTGGTTTACTATATCATCTTTGGAAAGGTGGTAAAGATTTCTACGGGAGGTATTCCGCCCGTACTATTTTATTTGTCCGGGATTCTCTTCTGGAGTTTCTTTTCCGATTGTCTGAATGGGACGATGTATACTTTTTTGCAAAATGCCAATATTTTCAATAAGGTATATTTTCCACGATTGGTAGTGCCTGTTAGCAATGTACTTTCACATAGTATCAGGATAGGTATTCAATTGTTACTTTTTATTGCCATCTACATCTATCATTTTGCCACGATGGGAATACATGGTAATTACTACATATTGCTTACTCCATTCCTGTTGCTGTTGACCGCAGGATTCGGTCTGGGAGCCGGCCTGATTATCAGCGTTTTTACCGCGAGATACAGGGACCTGGATTATGCACTTCAGTTTATACTCAGGCTATTTATGTTTGCCACACCGGTGGTGTACCCGGCATCAATTGTTCCGGCCCGATACCAGTTATTGTTTTGGTTAAATCCGCTCACTGTCATCACAGAAACATTCAGGGCAGCTTATTTTTCGAATGAACCTGTTCATTACCGCTGGTTGGCACTTTGCATTGTAGAAGTACTATTTTTATTAGTGGTGGGCATTACGCTGTTTAAGAAAAAGGAACTTAAAATAATGGACGTTGTATGA
- a CDS encoding beta-1,6-N-acetylglucosaminyltransferase, producing MANIIVLHQYPAMAERLIRTLYHRKFDFYVHLDNKVDIAPFIPLSSLPNTFFVQERKTVHWAGFSQLEAIGASLRAIFSSGRSYDYVNLLSGQDYPIKPTGYIYDFLNAYIGHSFLTSETPPTAWWNEAHQRYTRYHLIDYSFRGKHRLENILSNLLPQREFPLPYQLYGGPLAAYWTLSGEAAFYLSQFLSERTCYSFFKHTWAPDEFLVNTLLMNSPLSNMIINDNYRYIDRSGGGSHPKVLTMEDLNCLQHSSRLFARKFDPNIDNQIQDEIDRTILYTKNWV from the coding sequence ATGGCCAACATTATCGTGTTGCATCAGTACCCTGCTATGGCAGAGAGATTGATTAGAACGCTATACCACAGGAAATTTGATTTTTATGTACACCTTGACAATAAAGTAGACATCGCTCCTTTTATACCCCTCTCGAGCTTGCCGAATACTTTTTTTGTTCAGGAACGTAAAACAGTGCATTGGGCAGGGTTTAGTCAGCTTGAGGCCATCGGTGCGTCGCTGCGTGCTATTTTTTCAAGTGGCCGATCGTATGACTATGTCAACCTGCTGAGCGGGCAGGACTATCCGATAAAACCGACTGGTTATATTTATGATTTTCTCAATGCTTATATTGGTCACTCTTTCCTTACCTCAGAAACACCGCCTACTGCCTGGTGGAACGAAGCGCATCAGCGGTATACCCGATATCACCTGATAGATTACAGTTTCAGGGGAAAACACCGACTGGAAAATATACTTTCCAACCTTTTACCGCAAAGGGAGTTTCCACTACCCTACCAGCTATATGGAGGGCCTTTAGCTGCTTACTGGACGCTGAGTGGAGAGGCCGCATTCTACCTAAGCCAGTTCCTGTCTGAAAGAACATGTTATTCATTTTTCAAACACACCTGGGCGCCGGATGAATTCCTGGTGAATACCTTGCTGATGAACAGTCCATTAAGCAATATGATCATCAATGACAATTACCGCTATATAGATCGTTCTGGCGGTGGATCGCACCCGAAAGTGCTTACTATGGAAGATCTGAATTGTCTGCAGCATAGTAGCCGGCTGTTTGCGAGGAAATTTGATCCCAATATTGACAATCAGATACAGGACGAAATTGATAGAACCATCCTTTATACTAAAAATTGGGTTTAA
- a CDS encoding acyl-CoA thioesterase, translating into MEYVKEYTVKPEHIDVQNIMDGLYYPFYMEYCRHDFIKDILGFSLEEEAQKGINMVLSQYTIQFVRSLKRDDTFTVTCQLMADGSGKPQIHFEQKIMLNNKVVTKAVFTGTCVPATGGRPFLPDAIKEKLKDAPILNA; encoded by the coding sequence ATGGAATACGTAAAAGAATACACCGTTAAACCAGAACACATCGACGTTCAGAACATCATGGACGGTCTCTATTACCCTTTCTACATGGAATATTGCAGACACGACTTTATCAAAGACATACTGGGTTTCAGCCTGGAAGAAGAAGCACAGAAAGGCATCAATATGGTGCTGTCTCAATATACCATCCAGTTCGTTCGCTCTCTGAAAAGAGACGATACATTCACCGTTACCTGTCAGCTCATGGCTGATGGAAGCGGCAAACCGCAGATCCATTTTGAACAGAAGATCATGCTCAATAACAAGGTCGTTACCAAAGCGGTATTCACAGGCACCTGTGTACCTGCTACCGGTGGCAGACCTTTCCTGCCAGATGCTATCAAAGAAAAACTGAAAGACGCACCCATTTTAAACGCATAA
- a CDS encoding NAD(P)H-quinone oxidoreductase, with protein sequence MKAIVITKPGGPEVLQLQEYPTPTPGAEEVLIEIKAAGLNRADVSQRKGKYPPPPGVVQEILGMEVAGIVKECGPDVTMWKPGDKVCALIAGGGYATYVTAKEGQCLPIPDKLSFAEAASLPEVIATVWTNVFQRARLQPGENLLVHGGSSGIGIAAIQLGHAFDANVYVTVGSEEKGKACLELGAAGYVNYKEQDFREAYASTGMDVILDMVGGDYLDKNVQLLNTEGRLVYINAMGGNMAQLNIGRMMQKRLTITGTTLRPRDYTFRKALSQELLEKVWPLIHNGKYKPVIYATFTYDKAPEAHALMESSQHIGKIILTNE encoded by the coding sequence ATGAAAGCCATCGTCATTACCAAACCCGGAGGACCGGAAGTACTGCAACTACAGGAATACCCTACACCCACACCGGGTGCAGAAGAAGTGCTGATTGAAATCAAAGCGGCCGGACTGAACAGGGCAGACGTCTCTCAGCGCAAAGGGAAGTATCCACCTCCTCCCGGTGTAGTACAGGAGATCCTGGGAATGGAAGTGGCTGGCATCGTAAAGGAATGCGGCCCGGATGTGACCATGTGGAAACCCGGCGATAAAGTATGTGCCCTCATTGCTGGTGGTGGATATGCCACCTATGTCACTGCGAAAGAAGGACAATGTCTACCCATACCAGATAAACTTTCATTTGCCGAAGCAGCCAGTCTGCCCGAAGTGATAGCCACCGTATGGACAAATGTCTTTCAGCGGGCACGCTTACAACCCGGCGAAAATTTGCTGGTCCATGGTGGTAGCAGTGGTATCGGTATTGCTGCTATCCAGCTGGGGCATGCCTTTGACGCAAATGTATACGTAACCGTCGGCTCAGAAGAAAAAGGCAAAGCCTGCCTGGAACTCGGAGCCGCCGGTTATGTCAATTATAAAGAACAGGACTTCAGGGAGGCATATGCCAGCACTGGCATGGACGTGATTCTCGACATGGTGGGAGGGGACTATCTGGACAAAAACGTTCAGCTACTCAATACCGAAGGCCGCCTGGTGTACATTAATGCCATGGGTGGAAACATGGCGCAGCTGAACATCGGCAGGATGATGCAGAAGCGCCTCACTATCACTGGTACGACCCTGCGCCCCCGTGATTATACCTTTAGAAAAGCCCTGTCACAGGAGCTGCTGGAAAAAGTTTGGCCACTTATTCACAACGGAAAATACAAGCCTGTCATATATGCAACTTTTACATATGATAAAGCTCCGGAAGCCCACGCCCTCATGGAAAGCAGCCAACATATCGGTAAGATTATATTAACGAATGAATAA